The genomic DNA GCTGTAGGGCAGCTGCTGGAACGGAAAGACGAAGGTGGTCAGCACCGCACCCACCCAGAGGCTGAGTGACATGAAGTAGGGCGCAAAGCCGGTGCCGTTGTTGTCCACTGCCGCAAATTTTTCGGTGTCGGACAGCACGCTGCGGCTGAGGCCGGCCGGGTCGCCGCCCAGTTCCTCGAATTCGGAAGGCACCTTGTCGTGCAGTTCGTGCAGGCCGTTGTTCAGCCGGCCTGCGCCACTCAGCAGGTCGGAAGTGCCGCCCTTGAGGTCACCGGCGCCGCTGTCCAGCTTACCCAGGCCCTCGCTCAGGTCACCGCTGCGGCTGGCCAGTTCGGAAGCGCCGCCGCTCAGCTTATCTAGATCAGCCTGGGCCGGCAGCTGGCTGTTGATGGTGCCCACCCCTTCGCCGATGCGCAGCACGCCGTCGGCCAGGTTGTTGACGCCGCCTTGCAGCTGCCCGGCACCGTTCGCCAGCCGGGCCGCACCACTGGCAGCCTCGTTGGTGCGGGCTGCCAGGGTGGCCGCGCCGGTATTGACATCGTTCGCGCCGCTGGAGAGTTGAGTGGCCCCACCAGCCAGCTGCTGAGCACCGGCCACCGCACGGCCTGCGCCTTGCTGCGCCGTCTGGGCACCTTCGGCCAGACGGACCGCGCCAGTGTTCAGTTCGCCTGCGCCGCTGGAGAGCTGGCTTGCACCTTCCGCCAGGCGGGTCGCCCCCGCTACCGCTGAGCCGGCGCCCTTCTGAGCGGACTGCAATCCTTCGTTCAGCCGACCTGCACCGGCATTCAGTTCACCTGCGCCCGTGGAAAGCTGGCTGGCACCTTCGGCCAGACGGGTCGCGCCGGCCACGGCGGCCCCGGCACCCTGCTGCACGGTCCGGGCGCCCTGTGCCAGGCGAGTCGCGCCAGCGTTCAGGTCGCCCGCGCCAGTCGAAAGCTGGCTGGCGCCTTCAGCCAGGCGGGTCGCGCCGGCCACGGCGGCCCCGGCACCCTGCTGGGCAGTCCGGGCGCCTTCGGCCAGGCGGCCGGCCCCGGCATTCAGATCATTGACCCCTGTGGAGAGCTGGCTGGCACCTTCGGCCAGACGGGTCGCGCCGGCCACGGCGGCCCCGGCACCCTGCTGGGCAGTCCGGGCACCTTCGGCCAGGCGGGTCGCGCCGGCGTTCAGGTCGCCCGCGCCGGTCGAAAGCTGGCTGGCGCCTTCGGCCAGGCGGGTCGCACCCGTCACGGCGGCCCCAGCGCCCTGCTGGAGGCGGGGCAGGGCCTGCAGCAGATCGTTGGTGCCACTGTGCAGTTCCTGCGACCCCTGGTTCAGCTGCGCCACACCCGACTTCAGCTGTCCGGGCAGCAACGGCTGGTTGCGTACCCCTTCATTCAGTTTGGTCAGGCCCGTCGCCAGTTCAGCGGCGCCAGTGTTGAGGCGGTCCACGCCGCCAGTCACCTGATCCACACCGCCGGCCAGCTGCGGCAATTGCTGGGCCAGCTGGGTGTTCCCGGCCGCCACCTGATCCGCGCCCTGCTTCAGACGGCCGCTGCCGGTCGCCAGCTGACTGGCGCCGTCGGCCAGGTCACCCAGGCCGCTTTGCAGCTGTGGCAACTGCTGGGCCAGTTGAGCGTTGCCCGCAGCCAGCTGGTCGGCGCCTTCTTTCAGGCGGCCCGTGCCGGCGGCCAGCTGACTGGCGCCGTCGGCCAGGTCACCCAGGCCGCTTTGCAGCTGTGGCAACTGCTGGGCCAGTTGAGCGTTGCCCGCAGCCAGCTGGTCGGCGCCTTCTTTCAGGCGGCCCGTGCCGGCGGCCAGCTGATCGGCCCCGTTCGACAGGTCACCCAGACCACTTTGCAGCTGGGGCAATTGCTGGGCCAGCTGAGTATTGCCGGCCGCTACCTGATCGGCGCCCTGTTTCAGTTGGCCACTGCCGGCCACCAGTTGCCCTGCGCCGTTCGTCAGCTGACCCAAACCGCTTTCGAGCTGTGGCAATTGCTGGGCCAGCTGAGTATTCCCAGCTGCCACCTGATCCGCCCCCTGTTTCAAACGGCCGCTGCCGGCCGCCAGCTGCCCGGCACCGTTCGTCAGTTGACCCAGACCGCTCTGGAGCTGCGGCAACTGCTGGGCCAGCTGGGTGTTCCCGGCCGCCACCTGATCGGCACCTTGCTTCAACCGGCCAGTGCCGGCCGCCAGTTGCCCCGCACCGTTCGTCAGCTGGCCCAGACCCGAAGCCAGCTGGGCGTTGCCCTGGCTGAGCGACGAGGCACCGTCACGCAGCGGCTGCAGGGTTTTAGCGGTAGGAATGGCGTCGTTCAGCTGGCCCACACCCTGCTTCAGCCGGGCGGTGCCGCCGGTCAGGGCCTGCACCCCGTCGGAGACCTGCCCGGCGCCGTTCGCCAGGCGCCGGCTGCCGTCGGAAGCGGTGGCCAGGCCGTTTTTCAGGTCGCCGGCCCCGTTGTCCAGACGCTCAGCGCCGTCGCGGAGTTCACGCGACCCGCCGGCCAG from Deinococcus sp. Marseille-Q6407 includes the following:
- a CDS encoding YhgE/Pip domain-containing protein, with product MPLQDFAKDFRRLTPSERSMWRWPMMWLSAAAILVVPALYASINLASALDPYGNLEALPVGIVNLDKGTVRDNKIVNLGSEVMNDFRKDPPFDLTIYNSEQAARDAVKRGDIYFALTIPADFSSKAVSGDSSQHGLLKFYVAEGANYFASRVADSFSARLSSELNKSLNETRWDVVQASLEDVQNGFKDIKDATGKLAGGSRELRDGAERLDNGAGDLKNGLATASDGSRRLANGAGQVSDGVQALTGGTARLKQGVGQLNDAIPTAKTLQPLRDGASSLSQGNAQLASGLGQLTNGAGQLAAGTGRLKQGADQVAAGNTQLAQQLPQLQSGLGQLTNGAGQLAAGSGRLKQGADQVAAGNTQLAQQLPQLESGLGQLTNGAGQLVAGSGQLKQGADQVAAGNTQLAQQLPQLQSGLGDLSNGADQLAAGTGRLKEGADQLAAGNAQLAQQLPQLQSGLGDLADGASQLAAGTGRLKEGADQLAAGNAQLAQQLPQLQSGLGDLADGASQLATGSGRLKQGADQVAAGNTQLAQQLPQLAGGVDQVTGGVDRLNTGAAELATGLTKLNEGVRNQPLLPGQLKSGVAQLNQGSQELHSGTNDLLQALPRLQQGAGAAVTGATRLAEGASQLSTGAGDLNAGATRLAEGARTAQQGAGAAVAGATRLAEGASQLSTGVNDLNAGAGRLAEGARTAQQGAGAAVAGATRLAEGASQLSTGAGDLNAGATRLAQGARTVQQGAGAAVAGATRLAEGASQLSTGAGELNAGAGRLNEGLQSAQKGAGSAVAGATRLAEGASQLSSGAGELNTGAVRLAEGAQTAQQGAGRAVAGAQQLAGGATQLSSGANDVNTGAATLAARTNEAASGAARLANGAGQLQGGVNNLADGVLRIGEGVGTINSQLPAQADLDKLSGGASELASRSGDLSEGLGKLDSGAGDLKGGTSDLLSGAGRLNNGLHELHDKVPSEFEELGGDPAGLSRSVLSDTEKFAAVDNNGTGFAPYFMSLSLWVGAVLTTFVFPFQQLPYSGRTTSQAARVARKFAVPALLVVLQAVITVFGVQALGVHYLHTGQVLAASVLASLTFFTLILALILMFGSVGRFIALVLLILQLASSGGSYPVELSPTVFQNIHNWVPVTQAVGALRHAIAGAYQGQYLKFMLYLAAMLVVSILLALFARRRWELVDDIDFRPLIVSPLSTGHVHEDDIGRRVRQIRTARAERETIRNAQEAREAREAQELEDIQKEQESRPRDGQGE